A single window of Zootoca vivipara chromosome 17, rZooViv1.1, whole genome shotgun sequence DNA harbors:
- the FLRT1 gene encoding leucine-rich repeat transmembrane protein FLRT1, producing MATTSPTAAVVTATVVTTAAAMDLRDWLFLCYGLVAFLSEVIDSTTCPSVCRCDNGFIYCNDRGLTSIPADIPDDATTLYLQNNQINNAGIPSNLKKKLNVQVIYLYENDLDEFPINLPRSLRELHLQDNNVRTIARDSLARIPLLEKLHLDDNSVSTVSIEDDAFADSTRLKLLFLSRNHLSSIPSGLPRTLEELRLDDNRISTIPLHAFKGLISLRRLVLDGNLLANQRIADDTFSRLQNLSELSLVRNSLAAPPLNLPSAHLQKLYLQDNAISHIPYNTLSKMRELEKLDLSNNNLTTLPKGLFDDLDSLSQLLLRNNPWYCGCNLMWLRDWVKARAAVVNVRGLMCQGPDKVRGMAIKDITNEMDECFDVGPQSNSGVVVAAKTTASNAAVTTPQGSLFTLKAKRPGIQLPDSNVDYPMATGAGAKALILNVKPLTADSIRISWKAMLPAASFRLSWLRLGHSPAVGSITETLVQGDKTEYLLTALEPKSTYIICMVTMETGSTYVPDETPVCAKAETADMYSPTTTLNHEQNMDPLAGLPLAGIIGGAVSLVFLFLVLAAICWYVHRTGELLTRERGSRKKDDYVESGTKKDNSILEIRGPGLQMLPINPHRAKEEYVIHTIFPSNGTSLYKSTHTIGYGTTRGYRDGGIPDIDYSYT from the exons ATGGCGACAACTTCACCCACAGCCGCTGTGGTGACAGCCACCGTAGTGACAACAGCTGCTGCCATGGACTTGCGTGACTGGCTATTCCTCTGCTACGGCCTGGTTGCCTTCCTGAGCGAAGTGATTGACAGCACCACCTGCCCATCTGTTTGCCGCTGCGACAACGGCTTCATTTATTGCAATGACCGGGGCCTGACCTCCATCCCAGCTGACATTCCGGACGAtgctaccaccctatacctgcagaaCAATCAGATCAACAATGCCGGCATCCCCTCCAACTTGAAGAAAAAGCTAAATGTTCAG GTCATCTACCTCTATGAAAATGACCTGGATGAGTTCCCCATCAATCTGCCCCGTTCGTTGCGGGAGCTTCACCTCCAGGACAACAACGTCCGGACTATCGCCCGAGACTCCCTGGCGCGCATCCCTCTCCTGGAGAAGCTGCACCTGGACGACAACTCCGTCTCCACTGTCAGCATCGAAGACGACGCCTTTGCGGACAGCACACGCCTCAAGTTGCTCTTCCTCTCTCGCAACCACCTCAGCAGCATCCCCTCTGGCCTGCCCCGCACCCTGGAGGAACTGAGGCTGGACGACAACCGCATATCCACCATCCCCCTCCATGCCTTCAAGGGGCTAATCAGCTTGCGGCGCCTGGTGCTAGATGGCAACCTCTTGGCCAACCAGCGCATTGCAGACGACACCTtcagccgcctccagaacctcaGCGAGCTCTCGCTGGTGCGTAACTCTCTGGCAGCCCCACCTCTTAACCTGCCCAGCGCCCATCTGCAAAAGTTGTACCTCCAAGACAATGCCATCAGCCACATCCCCTACAACACCCTTTCCAAGATGAGGGAACTGGAGAAGCTGGACCTGTCCAACAACAACCTGACCACTCTGCCCAAGGGTCTCTTTGATGACCTTGacagtctctcccagctcctgctgagGAACAACCCCTGGTACTGTGGCTGTAACCTCATGTGGTTGAGGGACTGGGTCAAGGCCCGGGCTGCTGTGGTGAATGTGAGAGGGCTGATGTGCCAAGGCCCCGATAAGGTCAGAGGCATGGCCATCAAGGACATCACCAATGAGATGGATGAGTGCTTTGACGTGGGCCCGCAGAGCAATTCGGGAGTGGTGGTGGCAGCCAAGACGACTGCCAGCAATGCTGCCGTCACAACCCCGCAGGGCTCTCTTTTCACCCTCAAGGCCAAGAGGCCTGGCATCCAACTGCCAGATTCCAATGTTGACTACCCAATGGCCACTGGCGCTGGAGCCAAAGCACTGATTTTGAACGTCAAGCCGCTAACCGCTGACAGCATCCGCATCAGCTGGAAGGCAATGCTCCCGGCAGCCTCTTTCCGCCTGAGCTGGCTGCGCCTGGGCCACAGCCCAGCCGTGGGCTCCATCACAGAGACCCTGGTACAAGGTGACAAGACAGAGTACTTGCTGACAGCCCTGGAGCCCAAGTCCACCTATATCATCTGCATGGTCACCATGGAGACGGGCAGCACCTATGTGCCTGATGAGACCCCAGTGTGTGCCAAGGCCGAGACGGCAGACATGtacagccccaccaccaccctcaaccatGAGCAAAACATGGACCCATTGGCCGGGCTGCCGTTGGCAGGGATCATTGGCGGGGCGGTGTCCTTGGTCTTCCTCTTCCTAGTCTTGGCTGCCATCTGCTGGTATGTCCACCGGACGGGAGAGCTTCTCACACGGGAGCGAGGCAGTCGGAAGAAAGATGACTACGTGGAGTCGGGCACCAAGAAGGACAACTCCATCCTGGAAATCAGAGGCCCTGGGTTGCAGATGCTTCCAATCAACCCGCACCGGGCAAAGGAGGAGTACGTCATCCATACCATATTCCCATCCAATGGAACCAGTCTTTACAAAAGCACCCACACCATCGGCTATGGCACAACCCGTGGGTACAGAGACGGTGGAATTCCAGACATAGACTACTCATATACATGA